In one Pseudomonas sp. MM211 genomic region, the following are encoded:
- a CDS encoding methyltransferase domain-containing protein, with translation MSDNPFAQADADWLQLIGAAREWFTTPLGRLLLEQEQRLLDEELARFFGGYLVHYGPCAETSIETQQIQRSVRLGAPFAGVEIVCEEQSWPLVEQAADVVVLQHGLDFCQSPHGLLREAARSVRAGGHLLVVGINPLSAWGARHLFAHDVLHDARCIAPGRLADWLNLLGFALEKRRFGCYRPPLASAAWQTRLAPLERWGGAWQSPGGGFYVLVARKLVVGLRPLRQSRREPMGKLVPMPVAKVSRRDSDAS, from the coding sequence ATGAGCGACAATCCCTTTGCCCAGGCTGATGCCGATTGGCTTCAGCTGATTGGTGCTGCCCGAGAGTGGTTCACCACCCCCTTGGGGCGTCTGCTGCTGGAGCAGGAGCAGCGCTTGCTGGATGAAGAACTGGCACGTTTCTTCGGCGGTTACCTGGTGCATTACGGCCCATGCGCCGAAACCTCCATCGAGACCCAGCAGATCCAGCGCAGCGTGCGCCTTGGCGCGCCGTTCGCGGGGGTCGAGATCGTCTGTGAAGAGCAGTCCTGGCCGCTGGTCGAGCAGGCCGCCGACGTGGTGGTGCTGCAGCATGGTCTGGACTTCTGCCAGTCGCCCCATGGATTGTTGCGCGAGGCTGCGCGCAGCGTGCGTGCGGGTGGTCACTTGCTGGTGGTCGGCATCAACCCGCTGAGTGCCTGGGGCGCACGTCATCTGTTCGCTCATGACGTTCTCCACGACGCCCGCTGCATCGCTCCCGGGCGCCTTGCCGACTGGCTCAACCTGCTCGGCTTCGCGCTGGAGAAACGGCGCTTCGGATGTTATCGTCCGCCGCTTGCTTCCGCTGCCTGGCAGACTCGGTTGGCCCCGCTGGAACGCTGGGGCGGTGCCTGGCAGTCGCCGGGTGGCGGTTTTTACGTATTGGTAGCGCGCAAGCTGGTGGTCGGCCTGCGCCCCCTGCGCCAGTCCCGTCGCGAGCCGATGGGCAAGCTGGTGCCCATGCCGGTTGCCAAGGTCAGCCGTCGCGATAGCGACGCATCCTGA
- the rnhA gene encoding ribonuclease HI yields the protein MSEQVELYTDGACKGNPGVGGWGALLVFQGVEKELWGGELATTNNRMELMGAIRGLAELKRPCDVRLVTDSQYVMKGIQEWMPNWKKRGWKTAAKEPVKNADLWQQLDEQVNRHNVTWQWVRGHIGHPGNERADQLANRGVEDIRSMKRA from the coding sequence ATGTCCGAACAAGTTGAGCTTTACACCGACGGTGCCTGCAAGGGCAATCCTGGCGTCGGTGGCTGGGGCGCATTGCTGGTGTTCCAGGGTGTGGAGAAGGAGTTGTGGGGCGGTGAACTAGCGACCACCAACAACCGCATGGAGTTGATGGGCGCGATCCGCGGCCTCGCCGAGCTGAAGCGTCCCTGTGACGTGCGTCTGGTCACCGACTCGCAGTACGTCATGAAGGGTATTCAGGAATGGATGCCCAACTGGAAGAAGCGTGGCTGGAAAACCGCCGCGAAAGAACCGGTGAAGAACGCCGACCTGTGGCAGCAGCTGGACGAGCAGGTCAACCGCCACAACGTGACCTGGCAGTGGGTGCGCGGCCACATCGGCCATCCGGGCAACGAGCGTGCTGACCAACTGGCCAACCGCGGCGTCGAAGACATCAGGAGCATGAAGCGTGCGTAG
- the dnaQ gene encoding DNA polymerase III subunit epsilon has product MRRVVLDTETTGMPVGDGHRVIEIGCVEVEGRRLTGRHFHVYLQPDREIDEGAIAVHGITSEDLKDKPRFKEVADEFYEFIKGAQLIIHNAPFDVGFLNNEFNLIGQHERADLASYCDVLDSLQMARERHPGQRNSLDALCKRYGVDNSGRELHGALLDSEILADVYLAMTGGQTNLSLAGDGSEGDGNGRQQPTPIRRLPADRARGAVIAASADDVAAHVARLAAIEKSAGAPALWAQLEQGTSAS; this is encoded by the coding sequence GTGCGTAGAGTCGTACTGGATACTGAAACTACCGGTATGCCGGTAGGCGATGGCCACCGGGTCATCGAGATCGGCTGCGTCGAGGTTGAGGGCCGTCGCCTGACCGGGCGCCATTTCCACGTGTACCTGCAGCCCGATCGTGAGATCGACGAAGGCGCCATCGCCGTTCACGGTATTACCAGCGAAGACCTCAAGGACAAGCCGCGCTTCAAGGAAGTCGCCGACGAGTTCTACGAGTTCATCAAGGGCGCGCAGCTGATCATCCACAACGCGCCGTTCGACGTGGGCTTCCTCAACAACGAGTTCAATCTGATCGGTCAGCACGAGCGCGCCGATCTGGCTTCCTACTGCGACGTGCTCGACAGCCTGCAAATGGCCCGCGAGCGCCATCCGGGCCAGCGCAACAGCCTCGATGCGCTGTGCAAACGCTACGGCGTCGACAACTCCGGCCGCGAACTGCACGGCGCCTTGCTCGACTCGGAGATTCTGGCCGACGTCTACCTGGCGATGACCGGTGGGCAGACCAATCTGTCCCTGGCCGGCGATGGTTCGGAGGGCGACGGTAACGGCCGCCAGCAACCGACGCCGATCCGCCGTCTGCCGGCTGATCGCGCGCGTGGCGCCGTGATCGCTGCCAGTGCCGACGACGTTGCCGCACACGTTGCACGACTGGCCGCTATCGAGAAGTCCGCCGGCGCACCGGCGCTATGGGCGCAGCTGGAGCAGGGTACATCCGCCTCCTGA
- a CDS encoding arginine/lysine/ornithine decarboxylase: MYKDLKFPVLIVHRDIKADTVAGERVRAIAQELEQDGFTILSTASSAEGHIVASTHHGLACILVAAEGAGENRHLLQDMVALIRIARRRAPQLPIFALGEQVTIENAPAEAMADLNQLRGILYLFEDTVPFLARQVARAARNYLDGLLPPFFKALVQHTSQSNYSWHTPGHGGGVAYRKSPVGQAFHQFFGENTLRSDLSVSVPELGSLLDHTGPLAAAEERAARNFGADHTYFVINGTSTANKIVWHSMVGRDDLVLVDRNCHKSILHAIIMTGAIPLYLSPERNELGIIGPIPLSEFSRESIQAKIDASPLARGREPKVKLVVVTNSTYDGLCYNAELIKRTLGDSVEVLHFDEAWYAYAAFHEFYAGRYGMGTTREAGGPMVFTTHSTHKLLAAFSQASMIHVQDGGVRKLDRDRFNEAFMMHISTSPQYGIIASLDVASAMMEGPAGRSLIQETFDEALSFRRALANLGQSLSSEDWWFSIWQPPQTEGADDVSTPDWLLQPDADWHGFGDVAEDYVLLDPIKVTLVMPGLTAGGRLDERGIPAAVVSKFLWERGLVVEKTGLYSFLVLFSMGITKGKWSTLLTELLEFKRSYDANLPLTSVLPSVAREGASRYQGMGLRDLCDALHDCYRENATAKSLKRMYTVLPEIALKPADAYNQLVRGEVEEVLVDDVEGRIAAVMLVPYPPGIPLIMPGERFTAETRSIIDYLRFARAFEQRFPGFDADVHGLQRHQGEQGSYYTVDCIIEA, from the coding sequence ATGTACAAAGACCTCAAGTTCCCCGTACTCATCGTTCATCGTGATATCAAGGCCGATACCGTGGCCGGCGAGCGGGTACGGGCCATCGCCCAGGAACTGGAGCAGGACGGTTTCACCATCCTCTCCACCGCTAGTTCGGCGGAAGGGCATATCGTCGCGTCGACCCATCATGGCCTGGCCTGCATTCTGGTCGCCGCCGAGGGCGCCGGGGAAAACCGCCATTTGCTGCAGGACATGGTCGCGCTGATCCGCATCGCCCGTCGGCGTGCGCCGCAGTTGCCGATCTTTGCCCTGGGCGAGCAGGTCACCATCGAAAATGCGCCGGCCGAAGCCATGGCCGATCTCAACCAATTGCGCGGTATTCTCTATCTGTTCGAAGACACCGTGCCGTTTCTGGCTCGCCAGGTGGCGCGCGCTGCCCGCAATTACCTCGATGGCCTGCTGCCGCCGTTCTTCAAAGCGCTGGTGCAGCACACCTCGCAGTCCAATTATTCCTGGCACACGCCGGGCCACGGCGGCGGCGTGGCCTATCGCAAGAGCCCGGTCGGGCAGGCCTTCCACCAGTTCTTCGGCGAGAACACCCTGCGCTCCGATCTTTCGGTATCGGTGCCCGAACTGGGCTCGCTGCTCGACCACACCGGCCCCCTGGCCGCCGCCGAAGAGCGGGCCGCGCGCAACTTCGGCGCCGACCACACCTACTTCGTGATCAACGGCACCTCGACCGCCAACAAGATCGTCTGGCATTCGATGGTTGGCCGCGATGACCTGGTTTTGGTCGATCGCAACTGCCACAAGTCGATCCTCCACGCGATCATCATGACCGGGGCGATTCCGCTGTACCTATCGCCGGAGCGCAACGAGCTGGGCATCATCGGGCCGATTCCGCTGAGCGAGTTCTCCCGCGAGTCGATCCAGGCCAAGATCGATGCCAGCCCGCTGGCCCGCGGCCGTGAGCCGAAGGTCAAGCTGGTGGTGGTCACCAACTCGACCTACGACGGGCTGTGCTACAACGCCGAGCTGATCAAGCGCACCCTCGGCGATTCGGTGGAAGTTTTGCACTTCGACGAAGCCTGGTATGCCTACGCCGCCTTCCACGAGTTCTACGCCGGCCGCTACGGCATGGGCACCACGCGTGAGGCGGGCGGGCCGATGGTGTTCACCACCCATTCGACCCACAAGCTGCTGGCTGCCTTCAGCCAGGCGTCGATGATTCACGTCCAGGACGGCGGCGTGCGCAAGCTCGACCGCGACCGCTTTAACGAAGCGTTCATGATGCATATCTCCACCTCGCCGCAGTACGGCATCATCGCCTCGCTGGACGTCGCTTCGGCGATGATGGAAGGGCCGGCCGGGCGTTCGCTGATCCAGGAAACCTTCGACGAAGCCCTGAGCTTCCGCCGTGCCCTGGCCAACCTCGGTCAGAGCCTGAGCAGTGAGGATTGGTGGTTCAGCATCTGGCAGCCACCACAAACCGAAGGCGCCGACGACGTATCGACGCCGGACTGGCTGCTGCAGCCCGATGCCGACTGGCACGGCTTCGGCGATGTGGCCGAGGATTACGTGCTGCTCGATCCGATCAAGGTGACCTTGGTCATGCCTGGGCTGACCGCAGGCGGTCGTCTCGATGAGCGCGGTATTCCTGCGGCGGTGGTCAGCAAATTCCTCTGGGAACGTGGCCTGGTGGTAGAGAAGACCGGCCTGTACTCGTTCCTGGTGCTGTTCTCCATGGGCATCACCAAGGGCAAGTGGAGCACGCTCTTGACCGAGCTGCTGGAGTTCAAGCGCAGCTATGACGCCAATCTGCCACTGACCTCAGTACTGCCTTCGGTGGCCCGTGAAGGCGCCAGCCGTTATCAGGGCATGGGGCTGCGCGATCTGTGCGATGCGCTGCACGATTGCTACCGCGAAAACGCCACCGCAAAATCCCTCAAGCGCATGTACACCGTGCTGCCTGAAATTGCCTTGAAACCGGCCGATGCCTATAACCAGCTGGTACGCGGCGAGGTGGAGGAGGTGCTGGTCGATGACGTCGAAGGGCGCATCGCTGCGGTGATGCTGGTGCCTTACCCGCCGGGTATTCCGCTGATCATGCCGGGCGAGCGGTTCACCGCGGAAACTCGCTCGATCATTGACTATCTGCGCTTCGCCAGGGCTTTCGAGCAGCGTTTTCCTGGCTTCGATGCCGACGTGCACGGGTTGCAACGTCACCAGGGCGAGCAGGGAAGTTATTACACGGTCGATTGCATCATCGAGGCATAA
- a CDS encoding crotonase/enoyl-CoA hydratase family protein, with product MTEYQAFRVELLDKVAHVVINRPDKINAMNAAFWTEIIEIFRWIDETDEVRAVVLSGAGKHFSSGIDLSLLAQLGTQLGKDAGRNARTLRRKILELQASFNAVDECSKPVLAAIQGYCLGGAIDLVSACDMRYCAEDAQFAIKEIDIGMAADVGTLQRLPRIIGDGMLRELAYTGRTVGAAEAREIGLVNRVFSDADTLLAGVMDIARVIAAKSPIAVSGTKEMIRYMRDHRVDDGLEYVATWNAAMLQSADLRVAMAAHMSKQHPEFAD from the coding sequence ATGACCGAGTATCAGGCCTTTCGTGTCGAGCTGTTGGACAAGGTCGCCCATGTGGTGATCAATCGTCCTGACAAGATCAACGCCATGAATGCCGCCTTCTGGACGGAAATCATCGAGATCTTCCGCTGGATCGACGAGACCGATGAGGTGCGCGCGGTGGTGCTGTCTGGTGCGGGCAAGCACTTTTCCTCGGGCATCGACCTCAGCCTGCTGGCGCAGCTCGGCACTCAGTTGGGGAAGGATGCGGGTCGTAATGCTCGTACGCTACGCCGCAAGATTCTCGAGCTGCAGGCCTCGTTCAACGCCGTCGATGAATGCAGCAAGCCGGTGCTGGCAGCCATTCAGGGTTATTGCCTGGGTGGCGCGATCGATCTGGTGTCGGCGTGCGACATGCGCTACTGCGCCGAGGATGCCCAGTTCGCCATCAAGGAAATCGATATTGGCATGGCCGCCGATGTCGGCACCTTGCAGCGGCTGCCGCGAATCATTGGTGACGGCATGCTCCGTGAACTCGCCTATACCGGGCGTACGGTCGGCGCCGCCGAGGCGCGGGAAATCGGGCTGGTCAACCGGGTGTTCAGCGATGCCGACACGCTACTTGCGGGGGTCATGGACATTGCACGAGTGATCGCTGCAAAATCGCCGATTGCCGTGAGCGGTACCAAGGAAATGATTCGCTATATGCGCGATCATCGCGTCGACGACGGACTCGAATACGTCGCCACGTGGAATGCCGCCATGTTGCAGTCTGCTGATCTTCGCGTGGCCATGGCGGCCCATATGAGCAAGCAGCACCCGGAGTTCGCCGACTGA
- a CDS encoding ferrous iron transporter B, which produces MVSGASSLGLVRNELFATIEEAEASLEQFIVERNNGSLLQQAVDNLQQVRGTLNLIELTGAELLAQEVLDQATDIPAGVGSERDAQLAALSNALHVLRRYLEGLDAHRQEMPELLLPAINDLRQACKQPPLPESFFFSVRLDQARPRMVPPALDAAAKESEGRRLRQMYQVGLLGFIREQNPAASMKLMGRAMSRLDGLFANEPRGRLCWLSAAALEAQNDGQLLPRKSRKQLFSRIDRELRQMLVNGAYEPPRSLLKELLYLVALSGGRGALAGEVRELFGITPLPFTDHLLEEEYQRLSGPGQAVMRSLSSAIREELASVKDLLDLIERGTLQEEGLTNLHALLGKLSKTLAMVGLSSAGNSLSNQLPTVNGWCEGAPAEPEQLVVLADVVLYVEGMVATLERGERVSVPRPEPEICTFAQHQLFEARIVVLDEARAGLALAKRAITAYLEASGDRMHLANVPFSLQAVRGGLWFLGQERAAALVGACADYIQTQMLDAEQMPADARLEVLADALSSLEYYLEADNGLAQPSVLDLAAESVRALGQEVAA; this is translated from the coding sequence ATGGTTTCTGGAGCATCGTCACTGGGGCTGGTTCGCAACGAACTGTTCGCCACGATCGAAGAGGCCGAAGCGAGCCTCGAACAGTTCATCGTCGAGCGCAATAACGGCAGCTTGCTGCAGCAGGCCGTGGACAATCTGCAACAGGTGCGCGGTACGCTCAACCTGATCGAACTCACCGGTGCCGAGCTGCTCGCCCAGGAAGTGCTCGACCAGGCGACTGACATTCCCGCTGGCGTGGGTTCCGAACGCGACGCCCAGTTGGCGGCGCTGAGCAATGCCCTGCACGTACTGCGTCGATATCTCGAAGGCCTGGACGCGCATCGTCAGGAAATGCCCGAGCTCCTGCTGCCAGCGATCAATGATCTGCGCCAGGCCTGCAAGCAGCCACCACTACCGGAAAGCTTTTTCTTCAGCGTACGCCTCGACCAGGCCCGGCCGCGCATGGTGCCACCGGCGCTGGATGCCGCCGCCAAGGAAAGCGAAGGCCGCCGTCTGCGACAGATGTATCAGGTAGGGCTGCTTGGTTTTATCCGCGAGCAAAATCCTGCCGCCAGCATGAAGTTGATGGGGCGTGCGATGAGCCGCTTGGACGGGTTGTTCGCCAACGAGCCGCGCGGTCGCCTGTGTTGGTTGAGTGCGGCAGCCCTCGAAGCGCAGAACGATGGCCAGCTGTTGCCGCGCAAATCGCGCAAGCAGCTGTTCTCGCGGATCGACCGCGAATTACGACAGATGCTCGTCAACGGTGCCTACGAACCGCCGCGCAGCCTGCTCAAGGAGTTGCTGTATCTGGTCGCGCTGTCCGGTGGCCGAGGTGCGTTGGCAGGTGAGGTGCGCGAGTTGTTTGGCATCACGCCGTTGCCGTTTACCGATCACCTGCTGGAAGAGGAGTATCAGCGACTCTCCGGGCCCGGACAGGCGGTGATGCGTTCGCTCAGCTCGGCCATTCGTGAAGAGCTGGCCAGCGTCAAGGATTTGCTCGATCTGATCGAACGCGGCACTTTGCAGGAGGAGGGTTTGACCAACCTGCATGCATTGCTGGGCAAACTGAGCAAGACGCTGGCCATGGTCGGTCTCAGTTCTGCGGGCAATTCACTGTCAAACCAATTGCCGACGGTTAATGGCTGGTGTGAGGGCGCCCCAGCAGAGCCAGAACAATTAGTCGTTCTGGCTGACGTCGTGCTCTATGTCGAAGGCATGGTAGCAACGCTCGAGCGTGGTGAGCGGGTGAGCGTGCCACGCCCGGAACCCGAGATTTGTACCTTCGCCCAGCATCAGCTTTTCGAAGCGCGGATCGTCGTCTTGGATGAAGCGCGTGCGGGCTTGGCGCTGGCCAAACGCGCGATCACCGCCTACCTCGAGGCGTCTGGTGACCGCATGCACCTGGCCAACGTGCCATTCAGCTTACAGGCGGTTCGTGGCGGCTTGTGGTTTCTTGGCCAGGAACGTGCGGCGGCGTTGGTCGGCGCCTGTGCGGACTACATCCAGACACAGATGCTCGATGCTGAGCAGATGCCAGCCGATGCGCGCCTGGAAGTGCTCGCCGATGCGCTGAGCAGCCTTGAATATTACCTGGAAGCCGATAACGGTTTGGCACAGCCGAGCGTGCTGGATCTGGCTGCGGAGAGCGTGCGCGCCCTGGGTCAAGAGGTGGCGGCCTGA